The following are encoded together in the Bacteroidales bacterium MB20-C3-3 genome:
- the secDF gene encoding protein translocase subunit SecDF, which produces MQSKGAIKLVAILIALACIYQLSFTWATRNQEKKAKVYAVAAVEAERVSPAFALVSELEKPFYLDSLRLAKERFYLDSITAEKVFLGFTYKQIKEKEINLGLDLRGGMNVMLEVKVYDLVNALSNYNNNPLFVQAMGQAQANMASSRTDFITLFAEEWDKVAPGQRLSQIFGTYEMRDRIKPETSNSDVITVIREEAESAISNSFNVLRNRIDRFGVTQPNIQKLGNSGRILVELPGVKDPERVRKLLQGTASLEFWETYENKEIYQYLAEADNSIKNMLADVEAVTPVQEDTTAVAAEVSDSAKVAQELIAGITTDSLSMDEAAVAKQNPLFFLLNPNVSQGQLLPGACIGRAHYRDTAKIGTWLRLPQIQAIFPADLRPMWSVKPIDASNTIFELVAIKANTRDGRAPLDGGVVTDARRSFGNNSAVPEVSMAMNAEGARIWATMTANNIGRQIAIVLDGMVYSYPVVNGEIPGGQSSISGHFTIEEADDLANVLKSGKLPAPAKIVQDTVVGPSLGSESINAGLISFVIAFLLVLVYMILFYNGAGLVANIALLSNVLFLFGALTSFGAVLTLPGIAGIVLTLGMAVDANVIIYERIKEELRAGKGLGLAITDGYKNAYSAIIDGNLTTIITGIVLAVFGSGPVQGFATTLVIGIITSLITSIFVSRLIFDWRLKRKKNITFDNKYTRNFLQNTTFDFVAMRKYAYIFSISVTVIGLAFIFTKGFSYGVDFTGGRTYVVRFDQEVSTENVRSAVLAEFEEGIEVKQFGGANQMKVTTKYMIDSDDAETDKIVDGKLYNALNVLYANGITYEEFTSTTDNPNGIIQSEKVGPTIADDIKRDAVIAIVFALFAIFLYIAARFRNWSWGTGGVVALLHDAIFTMSFFSIFTGILPFSLDVDQTFIAAILTIIGYSINDTVVIFDRIREYKTLYPKRDLKSNINEALNSTLARTINTGGTTLVVMLAIAIFGGEVIRGFSVALIIGIVIGTYSSIFVGTPIVYDIVSKREEKAKAKELRK; this is translated from the coding sequence ATGCAAAGTAAAGGTGCCATTAAATTAGTGGCAATTTTGATCGCCCTGGCTTGTATTTATCAGCTGTCATTTACATGGGCAACACGGAACCAGGAAAAAAAGGCAAAAGTCTATGCAGTGGCTGCCGTAGAGGCAGAGAGGGTTTCTCCTGCATTTGCTCTGGTTTCTGAATTGGAGAAGCCATTTTACCTGGATTCACTTCGTCTTGCAAAAGAGAGGTTCTACCTGGACTCAATCACTGCAGAGAAGGTCTTCCTCGGCTTTACTTACAAACAGATAAAGGAGAAGGAGATTAACCTGGGTCTTGACTTGAGAGGTGGTATGAATGTTATGCTTGAGGTAAAAGTTTACGATCTTGTAAACGCTCTTTCCAATTACAACAACAACCCTCTTTTTGTTCAGGCAATGGGGCAGGCACAGGCAAATATGGCCAGTTCCCGTACTGATTTCATAACTCTTTTTGCAGAGGAGTGGGATAAGGTTGCTCCCGGTCAGAGATTATCTCAGATATTTGGAACATATGAGATGAGAGACAGAATTAAGCCTGAGACTTCAAACTCAGATGTAATTACTGTTATCAGGGAGGAGGCAGAGAGTGCTATTTCTAACTCTTTTAATGTTCTTAGAAATCGTATTGACAGATTTGGCGTAACTCAGCCAAACATTCAGAAACTTGGAAATTCAGGAAGGATTCTTGTTGAGTTGCCTGGTGTAAAGGACCCTGAGCGTGTAAGAAAACTTCTTCAGGGAACTGCATCACTTGAGTTCTGGGAAACTTACGAAAATAAGGAGATTTATCAGTACCTCGCAGAGGCTGATAACTCTATAAAAAATATGCTTGCAGATGTAGAGGCAGTAACTCCGGTTCAGGAGGACACTACTGCTGTTGCAGCAGAGGTCAGTGATTCAGCCAAAGTTGCTCAGGAGCTTATTGCAGGGATAACTACTGATTCTCTTTCAATGGATGAGGCTGCGGTTGCAAAACAAAATCCGCTCTTCTTCCTTTTGAATCCAAATGTGTCACAAGGACAGCTTCTTCCGGGAGCTTGTATTGGCCGTGCGCACTACAGGGATACTGCAAAAATAGGTACCTGGCTTAGGTTACCTCAAATACAGGCAATCTTCCCAGCAGATTTGAGACCAATGTGGTCTGTGAAGCCTATTGATGCTTCAAATACGATCTTTGAACTGGTTGCAATCAAGGCAAACACCAGAGACGGAAGGGCTCCTCTTGACGGAGGCGTGGTAACAGACGCCCGCCGCTCATTCGGCAATAACAGTGCCGTACCGGAAGTCAGCATGGCTATGAATGCAGAGGGTGCAAGAATATGGGCAACTATGACTGCTAACAACATTGGCCGTCAGATTGCGATTGTTCTTGATGGAATGGTTTACTCTTATCCGGTTGTAAACGGAGAGATACCTGGTGGACAGTCGAGCATAAGCGGACACTTTACCATAGAGGAGGCAGATGACCTTGCAAATGTTTTAAAATCAGGTAAACTTCCTGCTCCGGCAAAGATTGTACAGGATACAGTTGTTGGACCATCACTGGGTAGCGAATCTATTAATGCCGGTCTAATTTCATTTGTGATAGCCTTTTTACTTGTGCTTGTCTATATGATTCTCTTCTATAACGGAGCGGGTCTGGTTGCAAACATTGCACTTTTATCAAACGTTCTGTTCCTGTTTGGGGCCTTAACTTCATTCGGGGCAGTTCTGACACTTCCGGGTATAGCAGGTATCGTGCTAACCCTGGGTATGGCAGTGGATGCAAACGTTATTATATATGAGCGTATAAAAGAGGAGCTGAGGGCCGGAAAGGGTCTCGGTTTAGCTATTACTGATGGTTATAAAAATGCATACTCTGCGATTATTGACGGTAACCTGACAACAATTATTACAGGTATAGTGCTTGCAGTGTTTGGTTCCGGTCCGGTTCAGGGTTTTGCAACAACATTGGTAATAGGTATTATAACTTCTCTAATAACTTCAATATTTGTTTCCAGACTAATTTTTGACTGGAGACTTAAGAGGAAGAAGAATATCACATTTGATAACAAGTACACAAGGAATTTCCTTCAGAATACAACATTTGATTTTGTTGCCATGAGGAAATATGCGTACATATTCTCAATATCTGTTACTGTAATTGGTTTAGCATTTATCTTCACAAAGGGCTTTAGCTACGGGGTGGATTTTACAGGTGGTCGTACATATGTTGTAAGATTTGACCAGGAGGTTTCTACAGAAAATGTGAGATCAGCTGTCCTTGCTGAGTTTGAGGAGGGTATAGAGGTTAAACAGTTTGGTGGAGCAAACCAAATGAAGGTAACCACCAAATATATGATTGACAGTGATGATGCTGAGACTGATAAAATAGTTGACGGTAAATTGTACAATGCATTAAATGTGCTCTATGCAAACGGAATTACCTACGAAGAGTTCACCTCAACAACAGACAATCCAAATGGTATTATTCAGTCAGAGAAGGTAGGTCCTACCATTGCAGATGATATAAAGAGAGATGCTGTTATTGCAATTGTCTTTGCACTCTTTGCAATCTTCCTGTATATTGCTGCCAGATTCCGTAACTGGAGCTGGGGAACCGGTGGTGTTGTAGCTTTATTGCACGACGCAATTTTCACAATGAGCTTCTTCTCAATATTTACAGGTATCCTTCCATTCAGTCTTGATGTTGACCAGACATTTATTGCTGCAATACTTACAATTATTGGTTACTCTATCAATGATACTGTGGTTATATTTGACAGAATCCGCGAGTACAAAACTCTATATCCAAAAAGAGATCTTAAGTCAAATATAAATGAGGCGCTTAATAGCACTTTAGCAAGAACAATTAATACGGGAGGAACCACCCTGGTTGTTATGCTGGCTATTGCAATATTTGGCGGAGAGGTAATCAGAGGATTCTCTGTTGCTCTTATCATAGGTATTGTTATCGGTACTTACTCATCAATTTTTGTGGGTACTCCAATTGTTTACGATATCGTGAGCAAGAGAGAGGAGAAAGCAAAGGCAAAAGAGTTAAGGAAATAG
- a CDS encoding tryptophanase, which produces MELPFAESYKIKMVETIRKSSRAEREEWMRDANYNLFNLKSDYVFIDLLTDSGTGAMSDKQWSAMMEGDESYAGARSYFNLKESINAITGFPYFLPTHQGRAAENVLFSSIIKADDILPGNSHFDTTKGHIEFRKAHAIDCTIDQAKDTTLEIPFKGNMDLNKLEEVLKKYPKEKIPCIVLTITNNTAGGQPVSMENIKGTAALAKKYGVKLLFDSARFAENAYFIKTRERGYQDKSIKEICNEMFSYADFMTMSSKKDAIVNMGGFVAFRSEEDWKACQMYTIMYEGFITYGGMSGRDMNALAQGLKEGTDFEYLETRIKQVEYLGKKLDEYGIPYQRPAGGHAIFVDAKRVLTNVPKEEFIAQTLGIELYLEAGIRGVEIGALLADRDPETRQNRYPELELLRLAIPRRVYTNNHMDYIAAALKNVFDRRENITRGYLIKKELPIMRHFTIELEPAK; this is translated from the coding sequence ATGGAACTTCCATTTGCAGAATCCTACAAGATAAAGATGGTTGAAACCATCAGAAAAAGTTCAAGAGCGGAGAGAGAGGAGTGGATGAGGGATGCTAATTACAATCTTTTTAATCTTAAAAGTGACTATGTCTTTATAGATCTGCTTACTGACTCTGGTACAGGGGCAATGAGCGATAAACAGTGGTCTGCAATGATGGAGGGTGATGAAAGTTATGCAGGGGCTCGTTCATATTTTAATTTAAAGGAGAGTATTAACGCTATTACCGGTTTTCCGTACTTCCTCCCTACTCACCAGGGAAGAGCGGCTGAAAATGTCCTTTTCTCATCAATAATTAAGGCTGATGATATTCTTCCCGGGAATTCACACTTTGATACAACAAAGGGCCACATTGAGTTTAGAAAGGCCCATGCTATTGATTGCACAATTGATCAGGCAAAAGATACAACACTGGAGATCCCGTTTAAGGGCAATATGGATTTGAATAAGCTTGAAGAGGTTCTTAAAAAGTATCCAAAAGAAAAAATACCATGTATTGTCTTAACAATTACTAACAATACAGCGGGAGGTCAGCCTGTCTCTATGGAGAATATTAAAGGGACAGCTGCTTTGGCAAAGAAATATGGGGTTAAACTGTTGTTTGACTCTGCCCGGTTTGCAGAGAATGCATATTTTATTAAAACTCGTGAAAGAGGATACCAGGACAAAAGTATAAAAGAGATCTGCAATGAGATGTTCAGTTATGCAGACTTTATGACAATGTCATCAAAAAAGGATGCAATTGTTAACATGGGTGGTTTCGTAGCCTTCAGGTCAGAGGAGGATTGGAAAGCTTGTCAGATGTATACAATAATGTATGAGGGATTCATAACATATGGAGGAATGTCCGGCAGAGATATGAATGCCCTTGCTCAGGGTTTAAAGGAGGGGACAGATTTTGAGTATCTGGAGACAAGAATTAAACAGGTTGAGTACCTGGGGAAGAAGCTTGATGAATATGGGATTCCATATCAAAGACCAGCAGGTGGTCATGCTATTTTTGTGGATGCAAAAAGAGTTCTCACTAATGTTCCAAAGGAGGAGTTTATTGCGCAGACATTAGGTATTGAACTCTATCTGGAAGCAGGTATAAGAGGAGTTGAGATAGGAGCTTTGCTTGCAGACAGAGATCCTGAGACTCGTCAAAACAGATACCCTGAACTGGAGTTGCTTAGACTTGCAATTCCAAGAAGAGTATACACTAATAATCATATGGATTATATTGCCGCTGCCCTTAAAAATGTTTTTGATCGTCGTGAAAACATAACAAGAGGTTACTTAATCAAGAAGGAGCTTCCTATAATGAGGCATTTTACCATAGAACTTGAGCCGGCAAAATAG